A part of Chloroflexota bacterium genomic DNA contains:
- a CDS encoding CDP-alcohol phosphatidyltransferase family protein translates to MTLPNPTESKTFTAFLRRLFAGWLNAIAGFFQRIGLRPNTITIIGVVGNILAGVLIAFDKLTWGGLVAMLVGPLDALDGSLARLRGEESRFGAFFDSVTDRYSEIVLYTGLLIHFYHLNNWRGAVLIFFAALGSVMVSYMRARAEALNYSAKVGLLTRAERYIVLIPGIIFNYPEISLWILAILTHFTAFQRFFYVRRQAVNAQEPEALKKED, encoded by the coding sequence ATGACCTTGCCAAACCCCACTGAATCAAAGACATTTACCGCGTTTCTACGACGATTATTCGCCGGATGGCTTAATGCCATTGCCGGTTTCTTTCAACGGATTGGTCTTAGACCGAATACCATCACGATTATTGGTGTGGTGGGCAATATCCTGGCAGGCGTTCTGATTGCTTTTGATAAGCTGACCTGGGGCGGGCTGGTGGCCATGCTGGTGGGCCCGTTGGACGCGCTGGATGGCAGCCTGGCCAGATTGCGAGGGGAAGAGAGCCGCTTTGGCGCATTCTTCGATTCGGTAACTGACCGTTATTCTGAGATCGTGCTTTATACCGGCCTGCTGATTCACTTTTATCATCTGAACAACTGGCGAGGGGCTGTCCTCATCTTCTTTGCCGCTCTGGGATCGGTGATGGTTTCGTATATGCGTGCGAGGGCCGAAGCACTGAACTACTCCGCAAAAGTAGGGCTGCTTACAAGGGCAGAACGCTATATCGTCTTGATCCCCGGTATTATCTTTAATTATCCGGAAATTTCCCTCTGGATTTTGGCCATTTTGACCCATTTTACAGCCTTTCAGAGGTTCTTTTATGTCCGCAGGCAGGCAGTGAATGCACAGGAGCCTGAAGCGCTAAAGAAAGAAGATTAG
- the lgt gene encoding prolipoprotein diacylglyceryl transferase: MVEGFQIGPLTIRYYALILLGGIIAAAILSYYQAKRQGKDPEVVLDSLTWIVLGGVIGARIWHILTPPASMVEQGITTWYYLTHPLDAIAIWKGGLGIPGAIAGGALAFYLYAKKRKLQFGAWADVFAPGLALGQAIGRWGNFVNQEVYGSPSTLPWAITIEPAYRLPQFKDVATYHPLFLYESIFNLLNMVFLLWFSRKYADKLKGGDVFLTYLISYPVFRFLMEFLRLDNSLVGGINANQTLMLVIAVASAGFLFWRHKRDKQESADDGSSDDLNSEK; this comes from the coding sequence ATGGTTGAAGGATTTCAAATTGGACCGCTGACGATCCGCTATTATGCCTTGATATTGTTGGGGGGGATCATTGCAGCAGCGATTTTAAGTTATTATCAGGCAAAACGGCAGGGTAAAGACCCGGAAGTCGTATTGGATAGCCTGACCTGGATTGTGCTTGGCGGCGTGATTGGCGCGCGGATCTGGCATATCCTTACCCCACCGGCCTCAATGGTGGAGCAGGGGATCACCACCTGGTATTACCTGACACACCCTTTGGATGCGATTGCGATCTGGAAGGGCGGCCTGGGCATCCCTGGTGCAATTGCCGGTGGTGCACTGGCTTTTTACCTTTACGCGAAGAAGCGCAAACTTCAATTTGGTGCTTGGGCGGATGTTTTTGCCCCAGGCCTGGCGTTGGGACAGGCCATTGGTCGCTGGGGGAACTTCGTCAACCAGGAGGTTTATGGCAGCCCTTCGACCTTACCCTGGGCGATCACAATTGAACCGGCTTACCGTTTACCGCAGTTTAAGGACGTGGCGACCTATCATCCACTCTTCCTTTACGAATCCATTTTCAACCTGTTAAATATGGTTTTCCTGTTGTGGTTTTCCCGCAAATATGCGGACAAGCTCAAGGGCGGGGATGTGTTCCTGACCTATCTGATCTCCTACCCAGTATTCCGCTTTTTAATGGAGTTCCTCAGGTTGGATAACAGCCTGGTCGGCGGCATCAATGCCAACCAGACCCTGATGCTGGTCATCGCAGTGGCTTCGGCTGGGTTCCTGTTCTGGCGGCACAAGAGAGATAAACAAGAATCGGCTGATGATGGTTCCTCAGACGATCTGAACAGCGAAAAATAA
- a CDS encoding DNA translocase FtsK 4TM domain-containing protein produces MANKPKTSGKKTTDSKQPGLFKDGDWQSQTVDVFQRFLRYGWDLLGVLLFAFAAILLLGSIGVTQGALISPLSDFLARWLGLGRFLLVAALVVIALQVVRWRKHPPERVPLGKIIGIEFAVFSLMGLLSVIDGATISEAETGQDLGGLVGWGIAEIFRSAVGPTFAFLILFILFGIALIAVLDLVPKLEKAVDARINESALINEEGIQFSRQAPAVVAEPEEEPEEPVEQPKKQVYLPPEFRKSFDTPDMADEAAVNPQERSEALPPLDLLQKGEIYRPDKRSINLTAGLIEKTLAEFGIPAKVVGFRTGPTVTQFAVEPGYIDKTDEDKQKVRVSQISSLQRDLALALSAERLRIEAPVPGKSYVGIEIPNPNAAQVQLRPLIESEEFSRVNSPLALTLGRDVSGRPVVADLSTMPHLLIAGTTGSGKSVCITALTACLVMNNTPEDLKLAMIDPKRVELMRFNGMPHLMGSVETEIERILGVLRWATAEMDYRYKLLEKARARNIDSYNMKMKRQGKKTLPKIVVLIDELADLMISAPDQTEHTLVRLAQKARAIGIHLIVATQRPSTDVVTGLIKANFPTRISFTVASSIDSRVILDTSGAETLLGKGDMLFLHPEVGLPIRAQGVIVTDRDLNRVIRWWQKNEDQGEPPKQDRYDDTEAPPWEEKVGIGDDEDEDEALIDEAIALIRKEGHASASFFQRQLRVGYPRAARLVDQLEEKGILGPSQGGGREREILIELDDDNSEE; encoded by the coding sequence ATGGCAAATAAACCCAAGACAAGCGGTAAGAAAACAACAGATTCGAAGCAGCCCGGCCTGTTCAAGGACGGTGATTGGCAATCTCAGACTGTGGATGTGTTTCAGCGATTCCTCCGTTATGGCTGGGACCTTCTGGGGGTTCTGTTATTTGCATTTGCAGCGATTTTGTTGTTGGGCTCGATTGGCGTCACCCAGGGCGCACTGATTTCACCGCTCTCGGACTTTCTGGCGCGTTGGCTTGGATTGGGACGTTTTCTGCTTGTGGCAGCTCTGGTCGTGATTGCCCTGCAGGTCGTCCGCTGGCGGAAACATCCGCCAGAGCGGGTGCCATTGGGCAAAATCATCGGCATTGAATTTGCTGTATTCTCTTTGATGGGTCTACTTTCCGTCATTGACGGTGCGACCATTTCTGAGGCTGAAACCGGTCAGGATTTGGGCGGTCTGGTGGGTTGGGGGATTGCAGAGATCTTCCGTTCAGCGGTCGGTCCCACATTCGCATTCTTAATTCTCTTTATTCTCTTTGGGATCGCATTGATCGCAGTGTTGGATCTTGTGCCCAAGTTGGAGAAAGCGGTTGATGCCCGAATCAATGAATCAGCATTGATCAATGAGGAAGGTATTCAGTTCAGCCGGCAAGCGCCTGCGGTTGTTGCGGAACCAGAAGAAGAACCGGAAGAGCCTGTGGAACAGCCGAAGAAACAGGTTTACCTCCCGCCGGAATTCAGGAAATCATTTGATACACCTGATATGGCGGACGAGGCGGCTGTGAACCCACAAGAGCGATCAGAAGCCTTGCCCCCGCTAGATCTGCTCCAAAAAGGTGAAATATACCGGCCGGATAAGCGCTCAATTAATCTCACGGCTGGGTTGATTGAAAAAACACTGGCGGAATTTGGCATTCCCGCCAAGGTGGTTGGTTTCCGCACCGGCCCGACTGTGACCCAGTTTGCGGTTGAACCGGGATATATTGACAAAACAGACGAGGACAAACAAAAGGTCCGTGTTTCACAGATTTCATCCCTGCAGAGGGACCTGGCTTTAGCGCTTTCCGCTGAGCGGTTGCGGATTGAAGCGCCCGTGCCGGGCAAATCCTATGTGGGTATTGAAATTCCCAATCCGAATGCTGCTCAGGTCCAGTTGCGGCCGCTGATCGAATCGGAAGAGTTCAGCCGGGTCAATTCTCCTTTGGCATTAACCTTGGGGCGGGATGTGTCCGGGCGACCTGTTGTGGCTGACCTTTCTACGATGCCGCACCTTTTGATTGCTGGGACGACCGGATCCGGGAAGAGTGTCTGTATCACAGCCCTGACGGCTTGTTTGGTGATGAATAACACGCCAGAGGATTTGAAGCTGGCGATGATCGACCCCAAGCGGGTGGAGTTGATGCGCTTCAACGGTATGCCGCATCTGATGGGCAGTGTGGAAACGGAAATCGAGCGGATCCTGGGCGTCTTGCGCTGGGCCACCGCTGAGATGGATTACCGTTATAAACTGCTAGAAAAAGCCCGCGCCAGAAACATTGATTCCTATAACATGAAGATGAAACGGCAGGGGAAGAAAACCTTGCCGAAGATTGTGGTTCTGATTGATGAGCTGGCCGACCTGATGATCTCCGCACCTGACCAGACGGAACATACCCTGGTGCGCCTGGCGCAAAAAGCCAGAGCGATTGGCATTCACCTGATCGTGGCGACTCAGCGGCCCAGCACCGATGTCGTGACAGGTTTGATTAAGGCCAACTTCCCGACAAGGATTTCCTTCACGGTTGCATCCTCGATCGATTCCCGGGTTATCCTGGATACCAGCGGTGCAGAAACGCTGCTGGGTAAGGGCGATATGCTCTTCCTCCATCCCGAAGTTGGGCTGCCCATTCGCGCTCAAGGCGTGATTGTCACGGACAGGGACCTGAACCGAGTGATCCGCTGGTGGCAGAAGAACGAAGACCAGGGTGAACCACCCAAACAGGACCGTTATGATGATACTGAAGCGCCTCCCTGGGAAGAAAAGGTGGGTATCGGGGATGATGAGGATGAGGACGAAGCGCTGATTGATGAGGCTATTGCCCTGATCCGCAAAGAGGGGCATGCCAGTGCATCCTTTTTCCAGCGGCAGCTCCGGGTGGGTTACCCGCGGGCAGCCAGGCTGGTGGATCAGTTGGAAGAAAAGGGCATCCTGGGGCCGTCTCAGGGTGGCGGGCGTGAACGTGAGATCCTGATTGAACTGGATGATGACAACTCAGAGGAATAA